The following coding sequences lie in one Gadus macrocephalus chromosome 1, ASM3116895v1 genomic window:
- the LOC132466892 gene encoding adenosine receptor A1-like isoform X3 has product MSVDWDPWFASYIAMEVVIAVLSVLGNVLVVWAVILNRSLRDTTFCFIVSLALADIAVGSLAIPLAITISIGLQTTFYSCLVGTCTMLVLTQSSILALLAIAIDRYLRVKIPMR; this is encoded by the exons ATGTCTGTGGATTGGGATCCTTGGTTCGCCTCCTACATCGCCATGGAGGTGGTTATCGCGGTGTTGTCGGTACTCGGGAACGTCCTTGTGGTCTGGGCGGTGATCCTCAACCGCTCCCTCAGAGACACCACCTTCTGCTTCATCGTCTCGCTGGCCCTGGCCGACATCGCAGTGGGCTCTCTTGCCATCCCGCTCGCCATCACCATCAGCATCGGGTTGCAGACCACCTTCTACAGCTGCCTCGTGGGCACCTGCACCATGCTGGTGCTGACCCAGAGCTCCATCCTGGCGCTGCTGGCCATCGCCATCGACCGCTACCTGAGGGTCAAGATACCCATGAG GTAA
- the LOC132466892 gene encoding adenosine receptor A1-like isoform X1, whose protein sequence is MSVDWDPWFASYIAMEVVIAVLSVLGNVLVVWAVILNRSLRDTTFCFIVSLALADIAVGSLAIPLAITISIGLQTTFYSCLVGTCTMLVLTQSSILALLAIAIDRYLRVKIPMSYRWVVTPRRASTAVGLCWLVSFMVGLTPLLGWNKLQHANGSVGSGPEAQMTCTFENVISMDYMVYFNFLGWVLPPLLLMLLIYIEIFYIIHKHLNKKVTASQAGPRRRQDYGKELKLVKSLALVLFLFTVSWLPVHILNCITLFCPKCVEHRKGIRIAILLSHGNSAVNPVVYSFHINKFHTAFRKIWQQYILCRDPVGKLPQKSGQSGWNHAVRRRQNSKDAHEF, encoded by the exons ATGTCTGTGGATTGGGATCCTTGGTTCGCCTCCTACATCGCCATGGAGGTGGTTATCGCGGTGTTGTCGGTACTCGGGAACGTCCTTGTGGTCTGGGCGGTGATCCTCAACCGCTCCCTCAGAGACACCACCTTCTGCTTCATCGTCTCGCTGGCCCTGGCCGACATCGCAGTGGGCTCTCTTGCCATCCCGCTCGCCATCACCATCAGCATCGGGTTGCAGACCACCTTCTACAGCTGCCTCGTGGGCACCTGCACCATGCTGGTGCTGACCCAGAGCTCCATCCTGGCGCTGCTGGCCATCGCCATCGACCGCTACCTGAGGGTCAAGATACCCATGAG CTACAGGTGGGTGGTGACACCCCGGCGTGCGAGCACGGCCGTGGGGCTGTGTTGGCTGGTGTCCTTTATGGTGGGCCTAACACCCTTGCTTGGCTGGAACAAGCTGCAGCACGCCAACGGCTCCGTGGGCAGTGGGCCCGAGGCCCAGATGACCTGTACGTTTGAGAACGTCATCAGCATGGACTACATGGTGTATTTCAACTTCCTCGGCTGGGTGCTGCCCCCCCTGCTGCTCATGCTTCTCATCTACATAGAGATATTCTACATAATCCACAAGCATCTCAACAAGAAG GTAACAGCCAGCCAAGCGGGCCCCAGGCGACGCCAAGACTACGGCAAGGAGCTGAAACTGGTCAAGTCCCTGGCACTGGTGCTGTTCCTCTTCACCGTCAGCTGGCTCCCAGTGCACATCCTCAACTGCATCACGTTGTTCTGCCCCAAGTGCGTTGAGCACAGGAAGGGCATTCGCATCGCCATCCTGCTGAGCCACGGCAACTCGGCGGTCAACCCCGTCGTCTACTCTTTCCACATCAATAAGTTCCATACGGCATTCCGGAAGATCTGGCAGCAGTACATCCTGTGCAGGGATCCGGTGGGCAAGCTGCCTCAGAAAAGTGGTCAGAGTGGCTGGAACCACGCGGTGAGGCGCAGGCAGAACAGCAAGGATGCCCATGAGTTTTGA
- the LOC132466892 gene encoding adenosine receptor A1-like isoform X2, translating to MSVDWDPWFASYIAMEVVIAVLSVLGNVLVVWAVILNRSLRDTTFCFIVSLALADIAVGSLAIPLAITISIGLQTTFYSCLVGTCTMLVLTQSSILALLAIAIDRYLRVKIPMRRTSMTRMSVMKSVVHYQGFSR from the exons ATGTCTGTGGATTGGGATCCTTGGTTCGCCTCCTACATCGCCATGGAGGTGGTTATCGCGGTGTTGTCGGTACTCGGGAACGTCCTTGTGGTCTGGGCGGTGATCCTCAACCGCTCCCTCAGAGACACCACCTTCTGCTTCATCGTCTCGCTGGCCCTGGCCGACATCGCAGTGGGCTCTCTTGCCATCCCGCTCGCCATCACCATCAGCATCGGGTTGCAGACCACCTTCTACAGCTGCCTCGTGGGCACCTGCACCATGCTGGTGCTGACCCAGAGCTCCATCCTGGCGCTGCTGGCCATCGCCATCGACCGCTACCTGAGGGTCAAGATACCCATGAG GAGGACATCTATGACAAGGATGAGTGTGATGAAATCCGTTGTACATTACCAAGGATTCTCTAGGTAA